From the genome of Pseudomonas yamanorum, one region includes:
- a CDS encoding tryptophan--tRNA ligase: MTTRTRILTGITTTGTPHLGNYAGAIRPAILASQDVNADSFYFLADYHALIKCDDPQRIQRSRMEIAATWLAGGLDVNRVTFYRQSDIPEIPELTWLLTCVAAKGLLNRAHAYKASVDKNLENGEDPDAGITMGLYSYPVLMAADILMFNAHKVPVGRDQIQHVEMARDIGQRFNHLFGNGKEFFTMPEALIEESVATLPGLDGRKMSKSYDNTIPLFTSAKDMKDAISRIVTDSRAPGEAKDPDNSHLFTLYQAFATKAQEEEFRGELLQGLGWGEAKNRLFQLLDGQLGEARERYHQLMSRPSDMEDLLLIGARKARAVAAPFLAELREAVGLRSFVNPVAVAATTKKKAAKAARFVSFREDDGSFRFRLLAAEGEQLLLSRNFADGKTAGAVTKQLQSGQALDVRSEALSFSVWLEGAAVADSPAFADSASRDAAIEALRVALTPIED; this comes from the coding sequence ATGACGACACGTACCCGCATCCTTACCGGCATCACCACTACCGGCACGCCGCACCTGGGCAACTACGCCGGCGCGATTCGCCCGGCGATCCTTGCCAGCCAGGACGTCAACGCCGACTCCTTCTACTTCCTGGCCGACTACCACGCCCTGATCAAGTGCGATGACCCGCAGCGCATCCAGCGCTCGCGCATGGAAATCGCTGCGACCTGGCTGGCCGGCGGCCTGGATGTGAACCGGGTAACCTTCTACCGCCAGTCCGACATCCCGGAAATCCCCGAGCTGACCTGGCTGCTGACCTGCGTGGCGGCCAAGGGCCTGCTCAACCGTGCGCACGCCTACAAGGCCTCGGTGGACAAGAACCTGGAGAACGGCGAAGACCCGGATGCGGGCATCACCATGGGCCTGTACAGCTACCCGGTGCTGATGGCCGCGGACATCCTGATGTTCAACGCCCACAAGGTGCCGGTCGGTCGTGACCAGATCCAGCACGTGGAAATGGCCCGCGACATTGGCCAGCGCTTCAACCACCTGTTCGGCAACGGTAAAGAATTCTTCACCATGCCCGAGGCGCTGATCGAAGAAAGCGTCGCCACCTTGCCAGGCCTGGATGGCCGCAAGATGTCGAAGAGCTACGACAACACCATCCCGTTGTTCACCAGCGCCAAGGACATGAAGGACGCGATCTCGCGGATCGTCACCGACTCCCGCGCGCCGGGCGAAGCCAAGGATCCGGACAACTCGCACCTGTTCACCCTGTACCAGGCGTTTGCCACCAAGGCTCAGGAAGAAGAGTTCCGCGGCGAACTGCTGCAAGGCCTGGGCTGGGGCGAGGCGAAGAACCGTCTGTTCCAACTGCTGGACGGCCAACTGGGTGAAGCGCGCGAGCGTTACCACCAGTTGATGTCGCGTCCGTCGGACATGGAAGACCTGCTGCTGATCGGTGCCCGTAAAGCCCGTGCCGTGGCTGCACCGTTCCTGGCCGAGCTGCGTGAAGCGGTGGGCCTGCGTTCGTTCGTCAATCCGGTCGCCGTTGCCGCCACCACCAAGAAAAAAGCTGCGAAAGCTGCACGTTTTGTCAGCTTCCGCGAAGACGACGGCAGCTTCCGCTTCCGTTTGCTGGCGGCCGAAGGTGAGCAACTGCTGCTGTCGCGTAACTTTGCCGACGGTAAAACCGCAGGTGCGGTGACCAAGCAGCTGCAATCGGGTCAGGCGCTGGATGTACGCAGCGAGGCCCTGAGCTTCAGCGTATGGCTGGAAGGTGCTGCTGTCGCCGATAGCCCGGCGTTCGCCGACAGTGCCTCGCGGGATGCCGCGATCGAAGCCTTGCGCGTTGCGTTGACCCCAATCGAGGATTGA
- the zapE gene encoding cell division protein ZapE encodes MTPLERYQADLKRPEFFHDAAQETAVRHLQRLYDDLVQASQNKPGMFSKLFGKKDHTPVKGLYFWGGVGRGKTYLVDTFFEALPFKEKVRTHFHRFMKRVHEEMKTLPGEKNPLTIIAKRFSEEARVICFDEFFVSDITDAMILGTLMEELFKNGVTLVATSNIVPDGLYKDGLQRARFLPAIALIKQNTDIVNVDSGVDYRLRHLEQAELFHFPLNEVAQESLRKSFRALTPECTQAVENDKLIIENREIIALRTCDDVAWFDFRELCDGPRSQNDYIELGKIFHAVILSGVEQMSVTTDDIARRFINMVDEFYDRNVKLIISAEVELKDLYTGGRLNFEFQRTLSRLLEMQSHEFLSRAHKP; translated from the coding sequence ATGACGCCCCTAGAACGATATCAAGCTGATCTGAAACGCCCTGAATTCTTCCATGACGCTGCCCAGGAAACTGCGGTGCGCCATTTGCAGCGCCTGTACGACGATCTGGTCCAGGCCTCGCAGAACAAGCCGGGCATGTTCAGCAAGTTGTTTGGCAAGAAAGACCACACGCCGGTCAAGGGCTTGTACTTCTGGGGTGGCGTTGGCCGGGGCAAGACTTACCTGGTCGATACCTTCTTTGAAGCGCTGCCGTTCAAGGAAAAGGTCCGTACTCACTTCCACCGCTTCATGAAGCGCGTGCACGAAGAGATGAAGACCCTGCCGGGCGAGAAGAACCCGCTCACCATCATCGCCAAGCGTTTCTCGGAAGAAGCCAGGGTGATTTGTTTCGATGAGTTCTTCGTCTCCGACATTACCGACGCGATGATCCTCGGCACCTTGATGGAAGAGCTGTTCAAGAACGGCGTGACCCTGGTCGCCACCTCGAACATCGTGCCTGACGGCCTGTACAAGGACGGCCTGCAACGCGCGCGCTTCCTGCCGGCCATCGCCCTGATCAAGCAGAACACCGACATCGTCAACGTCGACAGCGGCGTCGACTACCGCCTGCGTCACCTTGAGCAAGCCGAACTGTTCCACTTCCCGCTCAATGAAGTGGCCCAGGAAAGCCTGCGCAAGAGCTTCCGTGCCCTGACGCCGGAATGCACCCAGGCGGTGGAAAACGACAAGTTGATCATCGAAAACCGCGAAATCATCGCGCTGCGCACCTGCGACGACGTGGCCTGGTTCGACTTCCGCGAACTGTGCGACGGCCCTCGCAGCCAGAACGACTACATCGAACTGGGCAAGATCTTCCACGCGGTGATCCTGAGCGGCGTCGAGCAGATGAGCGTCACCACCGACGACATCGCGCGGCGCTTTATCAACATGGTCGACGAATTCTACGACCGTAACGTCAAGCTGATCATCTCGGCGGAAGTCGAGCTCAAGGACCTCTATACCGGCGGTCGCTTGAACTTCGAGTTCCAACGGACCTTGAGCCGCTTGCTGGAAATGCAGTCCCACGAGTTCCTGTCGCGGGCGCACAAGCCTTAA
- a CDS encoding GlxA family transcriptional regulator, with amino-acid sequence MQAKDFFHLASLRYGKQLGQGLTPAFETRLVSPDGQSVRSFSDVIMPVDGGLENADIIVLPAFWDDFDSLCQRYPQVLPWLREQHARGAVLCGEATGVFWLAEAGLLDGKEATTYWRFFNAFSERFPKVQLNQDKHLTDADNLYCAGGTTSACDLYIYLIERFCGANIAQAVARDILYEVQRSYAPGRIGFGGQKLHQDVIILQIQHWLEEHFADKFRFEDVAREHGMSIRNFMRRFQTATGDKPLHYLQRLRIETAKGLLSGSRKSIKTISYEVGYDDASFFARLFRQHTELSPNQYRQQFQQAA; translated from the coding sequence ATGCAAGCCAAGGATTTCTTCCACCTCGCGAGCCTGCGCTACGGCAAACAGCTGGGCCAGGGCCTTACTCCCGCCTTCGAAACCCGCCTGGTCAGCCCCGATGGGCAATCGGTGCGCAGCTTCAGCGATGTGATCATGCCGGTGGACGGAGGCCTCGAAAACGCCGACATCATCGTGCTCCCGGCCTTCTGGGACGACTTCGACTCGTTGTGCCAACGCTACCCACAAGTGCTGCCCTGGCTGCGCGAACAACATGCCCGTGGCGCCGTGCTGTGCGGCGAGGCCACCGGCGTGTTCTGGCTCGCCGAAGCCGGCCTGCTGGACGGCAAGGAAGCGACCACCTACTGGCGCTTCTTCAACGCCTTCAGCGAACGCTTTCCCAAGGTGCAACTGAACCAGGACAAGCACCTGACCGACGCCGACAACCTCTACTGCGCCGGCGGCACCACCTCGGCCTGCGACCTCTACATCTACCTGATCGAACGCTTCTGCGGCGCCAACATCGCTCAGGCCGTGGCCCGCGATATCCTTTACGAAGTGCAGCGCAGCTATGCGCCCGGGCGCATCGGTTTTGGCGGCCAGAAGCTGCACCAGGACGTGATCATCCTGCAGATCCAGCATTGGCTCGAAGAGCACTTCGCCGACAAGTTCCGCTTCGAAGACGTGGCCCGGGAACACGGCATGAGCATCCGCAACTTCATGCGCCGCTTCCAGACCGCCACCGGCGACAAGCCGCTGCATTACCTGCAACGGTTGCGAATCGAGACGGCCAAGGGCTTGCTGTCCGGCAGCCGTAAAAGCATCAAGACCATCAGTTATGAAGTGGGTTACGACGACGCAAGCTTCTTTGCACGGCTGTTCCGGCAGCACACCGAGCTGTCGCCCAACCAGTACCGCCAGCAATTCCAGCAGGCCGCGTAG